Below is a genomic region from uncultured Sunxiuqinia sp..
ACGTTTAGTGAATTGTCCGCAAGATTTAGTGAAATGCAGGAAGCCAGAGAAAAACCTAATTTGGAAATTCGCTTTCGAAAACCGACTCTGAAACACCACGATTATATTTTCACTGACACCCAACGGCTAAAGCAAATTTTATTTAACCTTTTTGACAATGCACTTAAATACACCGAAAGTGGGCATATTGAAATTGGTTATCAATTGATGACCAATAAAAAGATCCAGTTCTATGTAGAAGACACAGGGAAAGGAATCCCGAAAGAACAGAAAAACACAATTTTTGACCGTACGCTTCACCATGCACACAGCTTAAAAGAGCGCAAAGGTGGGGCTGGGCTGGGCCTGGCCATTTCAAACGGACTCGTAAAGCTAATGGGAGGCTCGATGAACGTGAAATCCACAGAGGGCAAAGGCTCCATTTTCTATTTCACGATTCCTTACGACAAGATCAGTGCCCCCGCAAAACCTCAACCAAAGGAACAAAAGCAGGATTATGACTTTACTGGATTTACAATTTTGATTGCTGAAGACGTTGACTACAATTATGAATACTTGGCTGAAATTTTAAGAGATACCAATGCAAAAGTGCTTTGGGCCAAAGATGGTATTGACGCGCTAAATCTTTATGGTAAAAACACAGTTGATTTAATCCTTATGGATATTCAGATGCCCGAAATAGATGGTTATCAAGCTACTCAAACGATTCGGGAGACAGACAAAGAAATACCGATAATTGCTCAAACAGCCTATGCAATGGCCGAAGAAAAACAAAAGTGTCTGGATTCCGGCTGCAATGACGTTTTAAGCAAACCCATAAAAATGAAAGAGTTGTTAGATACTTTGGCGAGTTATCTCAAATAACCTTCGCATTTTGGCTGTAATTTAACCAGCTCTTATTAAATTTGATGCCATAATAATTGCCAGGTATGATTACGGAAAAGTTTCCTTCCCGCTTATTAGAAAATGCTGTCAACGAATTTGCCAAACTTCCGGGTATTGGTCGTAAAACGTCTTTGCGATTAGTCCTGCATTTGTTGAAGCAGGAAAAATCGGAGGTTGAATTGTTTGGGAATAGTTTAATTCAACTACGAACCGAGATTAAACACTGCAAAGTATGTTACAATATCTCCGACTCCGAGACTTGTAATATATGTAGCAATCCCAATCGTAATCCTGAGGAAGTCTGCATTGTGGAAAATATTAAAGATGTGATGGCCATCGAAAATACGCAGCAATTTTCGGGACTCTATCACGTACTCGGAGGAATTATTTCGCCAATGGACGGAATTGGCCCATCTGACTTGGAAATCAAATCATTAATTGAGCGAGTGAAAAGTGGAGAGGTAAAGGAGGTCGTTCTGGCATTGAGTACCACCATGGAGGGAGACACAACAAATTTTTATATTTATAAGAAATTGAAAGATCTGAACGTTAAGATATCAACATTAGCGCGTGGCGTATCGATTGGAGATGAATTGGAATACGCTGATGAAATAACACTAGGCAGATCCATTAAAAACCGCCTTGACTTTGAAAGTACATTATCGCAATAAGCATTTTTCAAAAAAGCCAAGCAGCATTAAGCAACAATGAAGCTCTCAGTCGTAATTGTCAATTACAATGTAAAATACTTTTTAGAACAGTGTCTGCATGCTGCTCTAAAAGCATCCAAAAATATAGATGCTGAGATTTTTGTTGTGGACAACAATTCCGTTGACGGTTCGTGCCAAATGGTTCGGGAAAAATTCCCCGAGATAAAACTAATTGAAAACCAACATAATAAAGGCTTTTCAATGGCCAACAACCAAGCCATCTATTTGTCGAAAGGTGAATATGTCTTGTTGCTCAATCCCGATACAATTGTTGAGGAAGACAGCTTCATCAAGTGTATTCAATTTATGGATGAACACCAGGAAGCCGGAGGTTTGGGCGTAAAGATGATAGACGGAAAGGGCCGTTTTCTACCTGAATCGAAACGAGGACTTCCAACGCCTCTTGTTGCATTTTATAAGATTTTTGGCCTATCGCGTCTTTTCAGTAAATCGAAGCGATTTGCCCGTTACCACATGGGCCATTTGGACAAAGAGCAAACCCATGAAGTAGAAGTTTTAGCCGGCGCCTACATGTTCCTGCGAAAATCAACTTTGGATAAGGTTGGCCTGCTCGATGAAGATTACTTTATGTACGGAGAAGATATTGACTTGTCGTATCGTATTACCCAAGGTGGCTATAAAAATTACTATTTTGCCGATACCACAATCATTCATTACAAAGGAGAAAGCACAAAAAAAGGCAGTATCAACTATGTCAAAATTTTTTATCAGGCAATGGTTATTTTTGCCCGTAAACATTTTTCGAAAGGACGAGCTGATTTATTCTCTGTTTTAATTAATCTGGCGATTTATTTCCGAGCTTTTTTAGCCATTGTTACTCGATTTGCTAAAAGCATCTTCCTCCCAATTGTTGACGCGCTAGTCATTTACGGCGGTTTTTTATGGCTTCTCCCCTATTGGGAACGCTTCAAATTTGAACCGGGTTATTATCCTACCCGGTTTATGAATACAATCGTTCCGATTTACATTCTGATCTGGATCGTAAACATTTGGATGTCGGGAGGCTATCAAAAACCGATCAAGATCCTCAATATTTTTAAAGGTTTGTTTTGGGGCAGCATCACCATTTTAGTTTTTCATTCGCTGGTCGACGAAAGCTTACGCTTTTCGCGGGCATTGATATTGCTAGGTTCTGCATGGGCTTTTGTAAGCCTTTTGAGCTACCGATATATTCTAAGCCATAGCAAGTCGAAACGAGTTCAGTTTGATCGAAACCGAAAGAAACGTGTCATATTGATTGCCAACGAAGAAGAGGCCTCCAGAATCAATCAATTAATCGATCAGTCGAATATGAAGATCAACGTTATTGGATTGGTTCAACCAACAGAAAGTCATGTAGCAAAGGGATTTCTGGGAAATCTCAGTCAACTAAACGAAGTGATCAGTATTCATAAAATAGAAGAGCTTATTTTCAGCGCCAATGATCTTCCATCCAGAGAAATCATCAACATCATGCTTAAGCTCAGTCGGCTAAATATCGAATACAAAATCGCTCCACCTGAAAGTTTATCAATCATTGGAAGCAGTTCAATTGACACAGCAGGCGAGCTCTACGTGGTTCACCTAAACGCAATTACGAAAGAAAACAACCAACGAAACAAGAGACTCCTCGACCTTATGCTCAGTTTAATTTTACTGGTTACTTTTCCGCTTACGTGCTGGTCAGTCAAGAAAAAACCGGGTTTTCTAAAAAATATTTTGACCATTCTATTTGGCACAAAAACATGGGTTGGGTTCTCCGGTAATGAAGAGACGAAATCTAGCCTTCCTAAAATAAAGAAAGGAGTGCTTTCGCCAGCTGACAAATTTGAACATGAGATTAGCGAAGAAAAAAAATTAGAAATTGATATGATATACGCCAAAAATTACAGCATCTTGCAAGATGTAGATATTATTTGGCATGCCTGGAAAAACCTTGGACGATGACATTAAACAAGCTTGAACACGGAAATATTCGCTTTCGACCTTTGGAGCCTGAAGATCTGGAATTGATTTATCAATGGGAAAATGATCCGGAAATTTGGCAAGTGAGCAACACGTTGGTTCCATTTTCAAGATATATTTTGAAACAGTATATTGAGGAATCTCACAAGGACATTTTTGAAACTAGGCAGCTTCGACTCATTATTGAAGATATAACACAAAATGCTGTTGGTGCTATTGATCTCTTTGACTTTGATCCATATCATCAGCGAGCCGGTATCGGAATCTTGATTTATAATAAAAAAGACCGAGGCAAAGGACTCGCATCTGACGCTCTTCGACTACTGGCATCATACGCCCGCGATGTAATAGGACTACACCAGCTGTACGCTAATATTACGGTAGACAACCAAACGAGTATTCGTCTGTTTAAAAAAGTCGGGTTTCTGCTTGTCGGAACTAAAAAAGACTGGATAAAAACTGCAGACGGCAGACTAGATGAGGACTTGTACCAATTGATCTTATAACTGCTTAAAATCAGGAATATCTTTCAAAAAAGAATAAGACTTCTTTTCAATATCAACAGAACAGCAATAGTGACACAATCCGTTGGAAACGATTAAATACGGAACCTGAAAAGTCATATTGTATCGAGTAATTTGGTCAAATGTTTGCTGAGTAATTTTCACCGATGGAGCTTTGAATTCAACGATCAGCATCGGCTTCCCCTGGCGATTGTATACCAACAAATCAGCTCGAAATTGATTCCCGTTTAGTTTTAACCCAGTTTCGATCGCCATTAATGAGGTGGGAAAACCTTTTGCATCAACTAAATACCTGATAAAATTCTGACGAACCCATTCTTCAGGAGTCAGCACAATCATTTTTTTTCGTAACTCATCAAAAATGAGCTTTTTGCCATCCTGATCTTGAAAACGAAAAGAATATGTTGGTAAATTTAGTTCAGCAAACATAGTTTGAAGCTACAAAGTTGTATTTTTGTAAAACGTACAATCCGAGCGAGATCTTTGGGAATTGAACTTCGTTCAAAATTGCTAAAAATTCTGCAAAGATAAAATGGACTTTTATTTTTGATTGAATAAAACAAGTCTTTTTTTCGTTGTTGTAGAAACAATTCTTGCACTAAAATCAAGATTGCATGAAAACAAAAAAGGAAATTGTAGACAATTGGTTACCACGTTATACCGGGCGAGATTTGAAAGATTTTGCCGGATACATCTTACTGACCAATTTTCAACTCTATGTTGAACTTTTTGCTGAAAAATTTAATGTGCCAATTGTGGGGATCAATCAAAATATGCCTAATGCATCAAACGGTGATATCACAATCATCAATTTTGGAATGGGAAGCCCCAATGCAGCCACGATAATGGATTTACTGAGTGCTATCAAACCCAAAGGGGTTTTATTCCTTGGAAAATGTGGAGGCCTGAAACGAAAAAACAAACTGGGCGATTTAATTTTGCCAATTGCCGCAATTCGAAGCGATGGTACTTCGGATGATTATTTACCACCTGAAATACCGGCACTGCCGGCTTTTAGTATGCAACGAGCTGTTTCTACAGCTATTCGAGAAAACCGAATTAATTACTGGACCGGAGTTGTTTACACAACCAACAAACGGGTTTGGGAGTACGATGCCCGGTTTAAAAAATATCTTTACAAAACCCGAGCAATGGCTATTGATATGGAAACTGCTACTATCTTTACAGTCGGTTTTGCCAATCAAATCCCAACCGGAGCCTTATTATTGGTGTCTGATCAACCGATGATTTCAACCGGGATTAAGACCGTAGCCAGCGACAAAAAGGTTACTTCTGACTATGTGCAAAACCATGTAAAAGTAGGAATTGAAGCTCTTATGGAGATCAAAAACAATGGCCGATCAGTAAAACACTTACGATTTTAAACTGTCAGTTGGAACATGAATTACGAAGATATTTTAGCCAATCTTAAAAAGAAAATTTATCATCCTGTCTATTTTTTAATGGGGGAAGAAAGTTATTTCATTGACCAGATAACAGACTACATCAGTAAAAACGTGCTCACTGAAGCTGAAAAAGGGTTCAACCAGCATACTTTATATGGAAAAGATACTGATGTGGACACCATCATCACCCACGCCAGACGCTTTCCAATGATGGCCAATCACCAAGTAGTTATTATAAAAGAGGCCCAGAATATTAAAAAGATTGAAGATCTGGACGCATACATCAAAGCTCCGTTAAAATCTACTATTCTGGTTATCAATTATAAATACAAAACCATTGATAAACGGAAAAGCTTTGCTAAGCAACTCAGGAAAACATCAGTTCTTTTCGAATCAAAAAAAATATACGACAATCAGTTACCAAGCTGGATAAATAGTTACTTGTCAGCTCATGAATACTCCATTGCCCCCCAGGCTTCTGCAATGCTTGCTGAATATCTGGGAACTAATCTAAGCAAAGTCTCCAACGAACTCGACAAGCTGATTATTAGCCTTCCGAAGGGAACCAAAATAACACCCGACCATATTGAAAAGAATATTGGCATCAGTAAAGACTACAATATTTTTGAGCTGCAAAATGCGTTGGGTGAAAAAGACATTTTAAAAACCAATCAAATCATTAACTACTTTGCTGCAAATCCGGCAACCAGTCCTATTCCACGAACGATTTCAAGCTTGTATTACTATTTCATGAAAATACTGACTTATCATTTTTTAACCGACAAGTCCCCCAACGCCATTGCATCTGCCTTGCAGGTAAACCCTTATTTTGTGCGTTCCTATACGGCAGCAGCTAAGGTTTACAACCCTAAAAAGTTAGTAGCCATTATGGAAATCCTCCGTGAATATGATATGAAATCAAAAGGATTTGGCAACGTTTCGACTTCGGCTGGAGATCTTCAAAAAGAAATGATTTATAAAATACTACATTAGCAATTCACCTATGACATTATTAATCGTTGCAATTACTGCCGTTGTTTCCATCTTAGCTTTTAACCGTCCTGACATGATGGACAAGTTCCAATTTAATGCCAGCAAAGTCGTGCATAAAAATGAGTACTATCGCTTGGTTTCGCATGGTTTTGTGCATGCTAACTGGGAGCATCTCATTGTCAATATGATTGTCCTGTTTTCGTTTGGTCGCGCTGTTGAAAACTATTTTACATACGGTTTTGAAAAAATGGCCAGTGTTTATTTCCTCATTTTATATTTCGGGGGAATGATCATCTCAAATGCGTATGCGTTGTACAAACACCGAAACAATTACTACTACAACGCGGTTGGTGCATCAGGTGCAGTATCCGCTGTTTTATTTGCAGCCATATTCTTTGAACCATGGGATAAAGTTTATTTTTTCGGAATTGTGCCTGTTCCCGGAATTGTATTTGCCGGACTCTACCTCGCATATTCTTATTATATGGGTAGAAAAGAAAGTGATAATGTTGCCCACGATGCGCACTTTCTAGGAGCTGTTTTTGGCTTTGTTTTTCCAATCTTATTAAACGCCCGATTACTAGAACGCTTTATGGACAAGCTTTTTATGTTGATTTAATTTATGAAAGCTATTTTCTTTGATCGTGACGGAGTGTTGATCGACAATTCAAAACACTATTACATTTACCGTGTAAAGGATATTGAATTTGTTGATGGTGTTTTTGAGAATTTAAAACTGCTCAAATCTCAGGGCTTTTCATTTTTCATTGTCACCAACCAGGGAGGAATTGCTAAAAAACAATACGGACACGAGGAAGTTAACCAAGTACATCAGTATTTAAAAGATGAATTTGAGAAGTATGATATTTCTTTCAAAGACATTTATTATTGTCCGCATCATCATACGATTGAAGCTTGCATTTGCCGAAAACCATCATCTCTGATGATTGAAAAGTTAATGGCAAAATACGAAATCGCATCTGAAAACGCCCTGTTTATTGGCGATCAGGATTCTGACATGCAAGCTGCTCAATCGTCCGGAATCAAAGGAATTAAAGTTACACCAAACGATAATATGATTTCTTTTATACAAGAATTACTCAGCCCATGAAAACTAATTTCCTGCTGAATAATGGTCAATTTGAACAAGCTAACGAAAAGGTATTTCCAATCGACTTTTTTGAGAATATTTTGTTTTGCCAGCAAGTCCGTTCAGTGAGAGACCAGCTGCCATTTTGGAATGAACACCTCCAATTAATTGAACTAAAACTCCGCTTACTAGGTGCAAATCCGGCTCCCTTTCTTCATAATAAAGGCAAAGAGCTAAAAAGACAAATAGAACGAACCCTCACAAAAAATAAGTTTTTCAAAAGCAGTCATATCAAACTTTATCTTACACGTGAAAACGAGACAATCGGCTATGTTATTCAAGCAAATCCCATTGAATCAACAAGCTTTACTCTCAACACCGTTGGTCTTAGTATAAACATCTTCGAAAAAGCTCCTAAAGACTTTTCTTTGTTATCGTCGCTGGATTTTGGATCTATGCCCATTTGGAAGATTGCAAAAGCTGAAAAACTAAAAACCGACTATGATGAGCTATTGCTGATTAACAGCAAGCAGGCGATCTTGGAGGCTCCCGGAAAAAACATCTACGTTATCATTGACAATCAGATTTTTACTCCATCCCCTACATGCGGAGCTTACATTGATCCGGTTCAATCAGCAATAGGTAAAACATTAGAAATTTCAGGAATGGGATTGACGACTACAGGAGATTTGCGAGAAGAAGATCTATTAAATGCAGATGAAGTTTTTGTTGCAAATTCGCTGAGCGGAATAGAGTGGGTCAAAGCGTTCAAACAAAAACGATATTTCAATAAAAAGGTAAAGATTATTCAAAAGGAATTCAACCGGCTCTTGCTAGTTTAATGAAGGATTTTCGGGAAAATGCTCCCATAGTGAGTACTTGCCACCAATATCGCGAACAGCCTGCACCCACATACTTTTAGTTTGTCGATCCATCATGACAAATTCATCGTTAATTTCGGAAACCAACCATGAATTTTCATTGATCTCATCTTCTAATTGACCATCATCCCAACCGGAATACCCTAAAAAGAAACGTATTTGATTTGGAAGAATCAATCCCTCACTAATCAGCTTCTTCACCTCATCAAAGTCGCCACCCCAGTATAGATTATCCTTTACATGTACACTACCAGGAATCAGCGAACCTAATGAGTGTAGGAAATATAAAGTGTCGGTACTTACCGGGCCTCCAATACACACATGCGCCTCAAAATCAGGAAAATCTCCCATGATTTCATTTACCGGATATTCTATTTTTTTATTCAGAATAAAACCAACAGCCCCCTTTTCGCCATGAGCAACCAATAGAACAATCGAACGGTTAAAATAACTGCCCGGCAAAAAGGGCTCAGCAATCAACATCCGACCTTTAGAAGGTGCAACATGATTCGTTTCTATTTTAAACAAATTGAGATTCAAGTTCATAATTGATTAAATTCTTAGTTAATTTATGAAAAAAACAAGCATTAATCAAATACCTTATTGAAATTTATTCTAAATAAGTGTTTTAGATACTGATTTTTTACCGTCAATTATCAAGAAAAGAGAGGTAGAATAAAGAAAAAATGAAAAGAACTAGTCCTCCTCAACAACTACATAGACATCTTCGTTTTCTTTTTTCATCAGAAATTCTTCCCGGGCAAATTTTTCGAGATTGGTTTGGTTGGTTTGAAGCTCATGAATCTTGCGTTTATCTGAAACTATTTTATTTTTCAAATAAGCTTCCTGCTCTGTGTACCGGGCTAGTTTTCTTTTATTCTGAAAATGTTGCAACAAACTGTGTTCATCAAAAAAACCAACCCACAATACAAATATGGCCAATACAATACCATATTTTGTTCGAAGTTTAGACCAGACGATTGCAATCATTTTATTCATGCGCTTATAAATTTACAATAACAAAAGTAAGGTATATTCAATCAAAAAAAAAGGAGATGAAAAAATTCATCCCCTCTTCCGAGAAATATTGATTTGTTGTTATTTATTATCTGGCAAAAAGCTCGGATACATATAATCATGAGGTGGTACAAAATTTTCTTTGATGGTGCGAATAGACACCCATCTCAAGAAATTAAAGACAGAACCTGCTTTATCATCAGTGCCGGAACCTCTTGCGCCTCCAAATGGCTGCTGCCCCACAACTGCGCCTGTTGGTTTATCGTTAATATAAAAGTTTCCGGCAGCATTTTCCAAACGCTTGGTTATCTTTTCAATATTGTAACGGTCTTGCGACATCACAGCTCCGGTTAATGCATAGATCGAAGTATTATCTAAAATGGTAAGCGTTTCTTCCATTTTTTCATCTTCGTAAACATAGACCGTCAACACCGGCCCAAACAATTCATCAACCATGGTCACATAATCCGGCTTTTTAGCTAAAATTACGGTTGGTTCAATAAAGTACCCCACCGACTTATCATGATTTCCACCAAAAATAACTTCAGCATCCTCGTCCTCTTTAGCACGATCGATGTATCCCGAAAGCTTATCAAATGAGCTTTCATCGATCACTGCATTTACAAAATTGGTGAAATCTTCGGGAGAACCCATTTTTATCGTCGACAAAGCCTTTCCTACACGTTCTTTAACATCGTCCCAAATACTTGCAGGCACATAGCAGCGAGAAGCTGCCGAACACTTTTGCCCCTGATATTCGAAAGCACCGCGCACCATCGCAATTGCCAATGCCTGACGATCAACCGTACTATCGGCAAAAATGAAATCCTTACCACCAGTCTCGCCAACAATACGAGGATATGATTTATACTTATAAATATTTTCACCTATTGTTTTCCAAATGCTTTGGAATACGCCGGTTGATCCGGTAAAGTGGATACCTGCAAAATCAGGATGAGCAAAAACGGTTTCGGCAGCAACAGGTCCGGAAACATAAACAATATTAATTACTCCGTCAGGCAATCCCGCTTCCTTGAAAATTTCCATGATTACAGCAGCCGAATAAACAGCTGTTTTTGAAGGCTTCCACACAGCAACGTTCCCCATCATTGCGGGCGCAGCAGGAAGGTTTCCGGCAATTGAGGTAAAATTAAATGGAGTCAATGCAAATACAAAACCTTCCAACGGACGGAACTCACTGTAGTTCCAGATTCCCGACGCCGATTCCGGTTGCATTTTATAAATATCAGTCATGCACTTTACTCCAAACCTGAAGAAATCAGCCAATTCGCACGCAGCATCAATTTCAGATTGGTAGGCATTTTTCGACTGACCAAGCATAGTCGCGGCGTTAATTTTATCACGGTATGGTCCAGCCAGCAAATCAGCAGCTTTCAAAAATATTGATGCCCGATGTTGCCAACTCAAGGCAGCCCACTTTTCGCGTGCTTCAAGAGCCGACTCAATAGCCATTTGAACATGCGACGCATCGCCTTGATAGTAATAACCCAAGGTATGTTTAAAATCATGTGGTGGAGAAATTCTCATTCGCCTATTAGTTGTAACTTCCTTTCCTCCAATAATCATAGGTAGCTCAACTTCCACACTTTTCAATTCCTTAAGCTTAGCTTTAAGCGATACTCTTTCGGGTGATCCGGGAGCGAAACTTTTTACCGGTTCATTCTTTACATGCGGAATATTAAAAAAACCTTTTGCCATAACCAATTCATTTAGTAGTGATTTCTATGTCAGTGTTATTG
It encodes:
- the recR gene encoding recombination mediator RecR, with translation MITEKFPSRLLENAVNEFAKLPGIGRKTSLRLVLHLLKQEKSEVELFGNSLIQLRTEIKHCKVCYNISDSETCNICSNPNRNPEEVCIVENIKDVMAIENTQQFSGLYHVLGGIISPMDGIGPSDLEIKSLIERVKSGEVKEVVLALSTTMEGDTTNFYIYKKLKDLNVKISTLARGVSIGDELEYADEITLGRSIKNRLDFESTLSQ
- a CDS encoding glycosyltransferase, whose amino-acid sequence is MKLSVVIVNYNVKYFLEQCLHAALKASKNIDAEIFVVDNNSVDGSCQMVREKFPEIKLIENQHNKGFSMANNQAIYLSKGEYVLLLNPDTIVEEDSFIKCIQFMDEHQEAGGLGVKMIDGKGRFLPESKRGLPTPLVAFYKIFGLSRLFSKSKRFARYHMGHLDKEQTHEVEVLAGAYMFLRKSTLDKVGLLDEDYFMYGEDIDLSYRITQGGYKNYYFADTTIIHYKGESTKKGSINYVKIFYQAMVIFARKHFSKGRADLFSVLINLAIYFRAFLAIVTRFAKSIFLPIVDALVIYGGFLWLLPYWERFKFEPGYYPTRFMNTIVPIYILIWIVNIWMSGGYQKPIKILNIFKGLFWGSITILVFHSLVDESLRFSRALILLGSAWAFVSLLSYRYILSHSKSKRVQFDRNRKKRVILIANEEEASRINQLIDQSNMKINVIGLVQPTESHVAKGFLGNLSQLNEVISIHKIEELIFSANDLPSREIINIMLKLSRLNIEYKIAPPESLSIIGSSSIDTAGELYVVHLNAITKENNQRNKRLLDLMLSLILLVTFPLTCWSVKKKPGFLKNILTILFGTKTWVGFSGNEETKSSLPKIKKGVLSPADKFEHEISEEKKLEIDMIYAKNYSILQDVDIIWHAWKNLGR
- a CDS encoding GNAT family N-acetyltransferase, with amino-acid sequence MTLNKLEHGNIRFRPLEPEDLELIYQWENDPEIWQVSNTLVPFSRYILKQYIEESHKDIFETRQLRLIIEDITQNAVGAIDLFDFDPYHQRAGIGILIYNKKDRGKGLASDALRLLASYARDVIGLHQLYANITVDNQTSIRLFKKVGFLLVGTKKDWIKTADGRLDEDLYQLIL
- a CDS encoding type I restriction enzyme HsdR N-terminal domain-containing protein, which produces MFAELNLPTYSFRFQDQDGKKLIFDELRKKMIVLTPEEWVRQNFIRYLVDAKGFPTSLMAIETGLKLNGNQFRADLLVYNRQGKPMLIVEFKAPSVKITQQTFDQITRYNMTFQVPYLIVSNGLCHYCCSVDIEKKSYSFLKDIPDFKQL
- a CDS encoding AMP nucleosidase, translating into MKTKKEIVDNWLPRYTGRDLKDFAGYILLTNFQLYVELFAEKFNVPIVGINQNMPNASNGDITIINFGMGSPNAATIMDLLSAIKPKGVLFLGKCGGLKRKNKLGDLILPIAAIRSDGTSDDYLPPEIPALPAFSMQRAVSTAIRENRINYWTGVVYTTNKRVWEYDARFKKYLYKTRAMAIDMETATIFTVGFANQIPTGALLLVSDQPMISTGIKTVASDKKVTSDYVQNHVKVGIEALMEIKNNGRSVKHLRF
- the holA gene encoding DNA polymerase III subunit delta; amino-acid sequence: MNYEDILANLKKKIYHPVYFLMGEESYFIDQITDYISKNVLTEAEKGFNQHTLYGKDTDVDTIITHARRFPMMANHQVVIIKEAQNIKKIEDLDAYIKAPLKSTILVINYKYKTIDKRKSFAKQLRKTSVLFESKKIYDNQLPSWINSYLSAHEYSIAPQASAMLAEYLGTNLSKVSNELDKLIISLPKGTKITPDHIEKNIGISKDYNIFELQNALGEKDILKTNQIINYFAANPATSPIPRTISSLYYYFMKILTYHFLTDKSPNAIASALQVNPYFVRSYTAAAKVYNPKKLVAIMEILREYDMKSKGFGNVSTSAGDLQKEMIYKILH
- a CDS encoding rhomboid family intramembrane serine protease; translated protein: MTLLIVAITAVVSILAFNRPDMMDKFQFNASKVVHKNEYYRLVSHGFVHANWEHLIVNMIVLFSFGRAVENYFTYGFEKMASVYFLILYFGGMIISNAYALYKHRNNYYYNAVGASGAVSAVLFAAIFFEPWDKVYFFGIVPVPGIVFAGLYLAYSYYMGRKESDNVAHDAHFLGAVFGFVFPILLNARLLERFMDKLFMLI
- a CDS encoding HAD-IIIA family hydrolase; amino-acid sequence: MKAIFFDRDGVLIDNSKHYYIYRVKDIEFVDGVFENLKLLKSQGFSFFIVTNQGGIAKKQYGHEEVNQVHQYLKDEFEKYDISFKDIYYCPHHHTIEACICRKPSSLMIEKLMAKYEIASENALFIGDQDSDMQAAQSSGIKGIKVTPNDNMISFIQELLSP
- a CDS encoding aminotransferase class IV, coding for MKTNFLLNNGQFEQANEKVFPIDFFENILFCQQVRSVRDQLPFWNEHLQLIELKLRLLGANPAPFLHNKGKELKRQIERTLTKNKFFKSSHIKLYLTRENETIGYVIQANPIESTSFTLNTVGLSINIFEKAPKDFSLLSSLDFGSMPIWKIAKAEKLKTDYDELLLINSKQAILEAPGKNIYVIIDNQIFTPSPTCGAYIDPVQSAIGKTLEISGMGLTTTGDLREEDLLNADEVFVANSLSGIEWVKAFKQKRYFNKKVKIIQKEFNRLLLV
- a CDS encoding YqgE/AlgH family protein; this encodes MNLNLNLFKIETNHVAPSKGRMLIAEPFLPGSYFNRSIVLLVAHGEKGAVGFILNKKIEYPVNEIMGDFPDFEAHVCIGGPVSTDTLYFLHSLGSLIPGSVHVKDNLYWGGDFDEVKKLISEGLILPNQIRFFLGYSGWDDGQLEDEINENSWLVSEINDEFVMMDRQTKSMWVQAVRDIGGKYSLWEHFPENPSLN
- a CDS encoding septum formation initiator family protein; amino-acid sequence: MNKMIAIVWSKLRTKYGIVLAIFVLWVGFFDEHSLLQHFQNKRKLARYTEQEAYLKNKIVSDKRKIHELQTNQTNLEKFAREEFLMKKENEDVYVVVEED
- the pruA gene encoding L-glutamate gamma-semialdehyde dehydrogenase, producing the protein MAKGFFNIPHVKNEPVKSFAPGSPERVSLKAKLKELKSVEVELPMIIGGKEVTTNRRMRISPPHDFKHTLGYYYQGDASHVQMAIESALEAREKWAALSWQHRASIFLKAADLLAGPYRDKINAATMLGQSKNAYQSEIDAACELADFFRFGVKCMTDIYKMQPESASGIWNYSEFRPLEGFVFALTPFNFTSIAGNLPAAPAMMGNVAVWKPSKTAVYSAAVIMEIFKEAGLPDGVINIVYVSGPVAAETVFAHPDFAGIHFTGSTGVFQSIWKTIGENIYKYKSYPRIVGETGGKDFIFADSTVDRQALAIAMVRGAFEYQGQKCSAASRCYVPASIWDDVKERVGKALSTIKMGSPEDFTNFVNAVIDESSFDKLSGYIDRAKEDEDAEVIFGGNHDKSVGYFIEPTVILAKKPDYVTMVDELFGPVLTVYVYEDEKMEETLTILDNTSIYALTGAVMSQDRYNIEKITKRLENAAGNFYINDKPTGAVVGQQPFGGARGSGTDDKAGSVFNFLRWVSIRTIKENFVPPHDYMYPSFLPDNK